Within Methyloversatilis discipulorum, the genomic segment GATGCGTCCGGGCCTGGACGCCGTGCGCACGCAGATCGAAGCGTCCGCCAAACCCTGATGGACGCGCTGCCGACACTGCGGACGGCGGCCTCACCGCTGCGCTGGCTGCTCGCCGTATCACTGTTCGTCGGTGCGCTGCCGCCGGCGTCAGCCGACGCGGCCTGGCCGAAGATGCGCAGCGCGCTGTTCGGCGAGCGCAGCTTCGGCAGTGACCCAGCGGTGCTGGCGCTGGAGGCGCCCGATCGCGCGGAGGACGCATCGATCGTGCCGGTCTCACTGCGCGTGGGCCCGGCGGGCGGCGCGCTGCGCACGCTGTGGCTGCTGGTCGACGAAAACCCGTCACCGCTCGCGGCGCGCTTCACGCTGCACGACGCGGTGGTCGGCAGCATCGAGACGCGGCTGCGCGTCGAGCGCTACACCACGGTGCGCGCCATCGGCGAAACCGACGACGGCCGGCTCTACATGGCCGAGCACTTCGTGCGCGCGGCCGGTGGCTGTTCGGCACCCATCGGTCCAGCCGACGACAGTGAGTCGGCGATCGGCCGCATGTCGATGCGCCGCTTCGACGTCGCCGGCGCGCGCAGCGAACTCGAACTGCGCATCCGCCACCCGAACCACTCCGGACTCGAAGTCGATCTGGACACGCGCGGCTACGTCGCCGCCGACTACGTACGCGAACTGCGTGTGCTGCAGGACGGTCGCCCGCTGCTCGACGCCGAACTCGACATCTCGATCAGCCGCAATCCCTATCTGCGTTTCGGCATCGCCGCCGACGCGCGCCGTCTCGACGTACAGGTCGGCGACAGTCGCGAACGCCGCTTCGACGCACGCTTTCCACCGGACGCCACAACGCCGTGACGCGCCGGCTGCTGATCGCCGCCGCCTGTATCGGCGCCTCGACCGCGACCAGCGCCGCACCGTCGGCCGAAGCCATGATGAAGATGTCGCGCGCCGTGCTGAAGGTGTCGGCGCTGGGCGACGACGACAATCTGTCGGTCGGCTCGGCCGTCGTGATCGGGCCGGACAGTGCACTGACCAACTGCCACGTCACCCGCCACGCCCGCATCATCGTGCTGTCGCGCGGGCTGGCGCGGCACGCGGTGGTCGGCCAGCGCGCCGACGTGTCGCGCGACCTCTGCCTGCTGCGCACCGCCGAGCCGCTGCCCTACCCGGCGGTGGAGCTGCGCCCCACGCGCAGCCTGACGCTGGGCGAACGCGTGCTCGCCCATGGCTACTCGGGCGGCATGGAAGCGCATTTCGCGCGCGGCCTCATCGTCGATCTGCACGCGGCGGGCGGCAGTCACGTCATCCAGACCTCGGCCGGCTTCCTGCAGGGTGCCAGCGGCGGTGGTCTGTTCGACGAGGAAGGCCGGCTGATCGGCATCACCACTTTCCTGACCAGCGCCGGCCGCACCGAGTACTTCGCGATGCCCGCCGACTGGACCGACCGCCTGCGCGAGCGCACGGAGGAGGCACCGAAGCCGCTGACCGGGTCTGCGCTGTGGGCGCAGTTGCCAGCACACCAGCCCTGGTTCATGCGCCTGCTCGAACCGCTGTCGCGCAAGGACTGGCCGACGGTGGCACAGATGGCCGACGAATGGATGGCCGCCGAGCCGCACGCACCGGCAGCGGCGCTGATGTGCGCCCGCGCCGCGCGCGCGCAGGCGCGGCCGGCGCGCATGACGCAGTGCCTGCAGCGGGCGCTGGAAGGTGCGCGCGACAGCGAGGTCGAACTGACCCGCATCGCTGCCTGGGCACGCAGTGAAGGGCTGGACGAGGCCGTCGCCGCCAGCACGACGGCGCTGGCACGGCTGCGTCCGCTGCCGCGCGGCGACTGAGCCCACCGGGCGGCGGGCTGAACGCCCGGGCGGGCTCAGCCCGCCGGTACGCCGGTCCGGTTGACCTGGCTGTAGAAGATCTTCTGGTTGTGCAAGCTGCCGAGCAGCTCGTTCAGTTCGTGGATCAGTGCATCGTTGCCGGCGCTGGCCGCGACATCGCCGCTGGCGATCGCGACCTGGGCCAGACAGCCGATCTTGTCGCGCAGTGCGTCCTCGATCAGGTCGATGTGGCGGATCGTGAGCTGGAAGGTTTTCTGGTGCTTGGACATGTGGGCTCTCCCTGTGCCGCCGCCTCGTGAGCAACGGGTGTTTACGAGAACCGACAGCGTAATCCTTTCGTGCGCCGCAACAAGCCCCCGCGGTAAAAACACGGGCACGGACAATCGGGACATCCTCACCGGAATCCGGGGCAAGCACCGCCTGCAACGACGTCGGGAGTCGCGGATAGTGCTTCCCTTTTCCGCCACGTCTGCCCGTCGAAGCCATGCATCGCAGCCGCCTGCTTGTCACCACCCTCGTCGCACTGCTCGCCCTGCCAGCCGTCGCCGCCACCGACACCGTCGTCACCGTCAATGGCCGGGCGGTGCCGCGCGCCCAGCTCGACTTCATCATCAAGGAACAGATCCGTCAGGGCCGCCCGGCCTCGCCCGATCTGTCGCGCCAGGCGCGCGAGGAACTGATCGGTCGCGAGGTGCTGGCGCAGGAGGCCGAACGCAAGCTCGGCCGCAGCGAGGCGCTGAAGACGCGCATCGAGTTCATGCGCCAGCAGGCACTGCTCAATGCCTTGCGCGAGGACTTCTTCCTGAACACGCAGCCGTCCGACGCCGAAGTGCGCAAGGTCTACGACACGCTGTCGAGTCGCGCCGGCGAGCGCGAATACCGCGTGCGGCACATTCTGGTCGGCGATGAGGCGCAGGCGAAGTCGCTGCATGAACAGCTCGGCAAGGGTGCGCGCTTCGAGGATCTGGCGAAGGCCCACTCGAAGGACAGCGACAGCGCGCCGGCCGGCGGCCTGCTCGAATGGACGCCGGAGGGCCAGTTTTCGCCCGAATTCGCCGCCGCGCTGCCGCAGATGACGCGCGGCAAGGTAGGCGACGCCCCGGTGCGCAGCGGCGCCGGCTGGCACCTGATCCGGCTGGAGGACGTGCGTCCGGCGCAGCCGCCGCGTTTCGAGGACGTGAAGCCGCGCATCGTCGAGTCGCTGATCGAGCAGAAATGGCGCAGCTACGTGAAGGAGCTGCAGGCGCGCGCGGTGGTGAAGTGAGGGTGGTCTGGCCACTGCTGGCGCTGTGCTCGGCCACGGCCGCAGCCGGCGACGTCGATCACGCGGCGCACGCCGCGCTCGAATGGGTGGCCGAGCCGGAAGCGCAGTGCGTTCAGCTGGGCGGCACGATGACCGGTCTGCGCAATCGCGACCGCAGCCGCACATTGCGCGTCTGGGTCGAACGCTGGTACCTCGACGTGCTGACCGCCGACCGTAGCCGCCACGACCTACCGCCGGACGGCAGCGTCAGACAGCTCGGCTGTTCCGAAACCCGCTCCGGCACCCAGCGCTGGACGCTGTTCGACGCCCGTTTCCTGCCGACCAGCGAAGCACAATGAATCGATGAAACAGTCACTTGCACTCATTCTGCTGGTCGCGGCGACGACCGGCGCACAGGCGGACGAGCCGCCCGAGCGCGCTTACGTGCGCGCCGGCACCGACCGGCTGATCAGCGCCTGTACCCGGGACGGCCACACGCTCAGCCTGCTCGCCCACCCGGGCGTCGAGGTGGTGAACGGTGACGCCGCCCCGGCGGGTCTCCCGGTCGACGCCTTCATGCAGGGCATTGCCGAACAGGTGATGCAGCTGACCCGCGACGTGCCGCACGCCGACTTCCTGCGCCCGGACAGCCCGGGCGCCCGTTCGCTGAGCGACGCCGTCGAGACCTGGATGGACGCTTTCAACCGCACCCACGGCACGCGGCTCGCTTGGGCGATCAGCGACTTCGGCGTCAGCGACGCACCGCAACCCGCCTGCGCATCGCCGAAGGACTGAATTCCCCGCCGACTCAAGTTGTCGTCCCCCGCCGTCGATATGACTGGTCTGTACGCCGTGCGCCGCAGCATCCCGCGCGGTGCGGCGACAGCCACACGCCATGGTGGACCGAGGAGACAACAAGATGACGCAACGGATACTCTATTTCCTGGTGCCGGGCAGCAATATCAGCCCCTTCGACGTGACCATTGCCGCCGATGCGGGCTTCGACCAGGTGATACCGCTCACCGGCATCCGCCCGGAGAACGTGACGGCGCTGGTTCAGGACGCCATCTTCTGTCGCCCGCCCAATCGTTTCAACGACACCGGCATCTTCATCGGCGGCCGTGACGTCCATATGGCAACCGACATGTTCCAGTCGGCCAAAGGCGCCATGGTCGGCGACTTCCAAGTCGGCGTGTTCGCCGACCCGAACGGTGCCTACACCACCTCGGCCGCCGTCGTCGCGCTGGTCGAGAAGGCGGTCAATGCGAGCACCGGCTCGGGTCTCGCCGGGCGCACCGTATCCGTTTTCGGCACCGGTCCTGTCGGTCTGTGCACCGCCATCCTGGCCGCACGCCAGGGCGCGAAGGCGCGGCTGTGCCAGCTCACCGCGGACGACGATTCCAAGGCGGCGCTGCGCTTCTGCGAGCGCTATAACGCCAAGGTCGAATGGGTGTCCGCCGAAACCCACCGCGACAAGGTCAATGTGGTCGCCGACAGCGAAATCGCCGTCAGCGCCGCGAAGGCCGGCATCCGCATCCTCGACGCCGAAGTGCTGGAAGCCGGCGGCAAGCTGATCGCCTGTGCCGACACCAACGCGGTGCCGCCCTCCGGCATCGAAGGTATCGGTGTGAACGACCGTGCGATTCCGGTCGAAGTGGGTCCGGCCCGCTTCCTCAGCATCGGCCCGCTGGCGATCGGCAGCCTGAAGTACAAGACGCAGTTCGGTCTCTACCGCTCGATACAGACCGGCTCGTCGCCGGCCCTGATCGACTTCCCCGAGGCATATGCGTATGCGCTGCAGGAGCTGGCGCAGAGCAAGCCCGCCTGAGCGAAACCGACCGCTTGTCATGGCGCGCGTGGCAAGCGCACCATAGGCGGCCGGCAGGTCGGCGCCCGGAGGCGCCGCATGCTGCGGATGGAGGTGCGGACGGCGTGGACAGCAATCCGGGGCTGAACATTACGGGCACGGAAACCGTCATCGGTCAGGGTACCGGTGCCGACGGTGCGGTATTCCGCACCCTGCTCGACCGCATGTCCGACGGCGTGTTCATCGCCCGCGACTACCGCTTCATCTTCGCCAACGCCGCGCTGCCACGCATGCTGGGTTACGAGCACGACGACTTTGTCGGGCTGGGATTCGACGCAGTGGTGGCGCCGGATTTCCTCGAATTGTGGGTGCAGCGCTTCCGGCAACGGATCGGCGAAGGCGAGGAACCGCCCGGGCGCTACGAACTGCGCTTCCGCCTCAAGGGCGGCCGGCGCGAACTGCCGATCGAACTGAACGCAAGCCGCGTCGTATTCGACGGCCAGCGCTGCGTGCTCGGCATCGTGCGCGACATGTCGGG encodes:
- a CDS encoding quinoprotein dehydrogenase-associated SoxYZ-like carrier; amino-acid sequence: MDALPTLRTAASPLRWLLAVSLFVGALPPASADAAWPKMRSALFGERSFGSDPAVLALEAPDRAEDASIVPVSLRVGPAGGALRTLWLLVDENPSPLAARFTLHDAVVGSIETRLRVERYTTVRAIGETDDGRLYMAEHFVRAAGGCSAPIGPADDSESAIGRMSMRRFDVAGARSELELRIRHPNHSGLEVDLDTRGYVAADYVRELRVLQDGRPLLDAELDISISRNPYLRFGIAADARRLDVQVGDSRERRFDARFPPDATTP
- a CDS encoding S1 family peptidase is translated as MTRRLLIAAACIGASTATSAAPSAEAMMKMSRAVLKVSALGDDDNLSVGSAVVIGPDSALTNCHVTRHARIIVLSRGLARHAVVGQRADVSRDLCLLRTAEPLPYPAVELRPTRSLTLGERVLAHGYSGGMEAHFARGLIVDLHAAGGSHVIQTSAGFLQGASGGGLFDEEGRLIGITTFLTSAGRTEYFAMPADWTDRLRERTEEAPKPLTGSALWAQLPAHQPWFMRLLEPLSRKDWPTVAQMADEWMAAEPHAPAAALMCARAARAQARPARMTQCLQRALEGARDSEVELTRIAAWARSEGLDEAVAASTTALARLRPLPRGD
- a CDS encoding peptidylprolyl isomerase, with product MHRSRLLVTTLVALLALPAVAATDTVVTVNGRAVPRAQLDFIIKEQIRQGRPASPDLSRQAREELIGREVLAQEAERKLGRSEALKTRIEFMRQQALLNALREDFFLNTQPSDAEVRKVYDTLSSRAGEREYRVRHILVGDEAQAKSLHEQLGKGARFEDLAKAHSKDSDSAPAGGLLEWTPEGQFSPEFAAALPQMTRGKVGDAPVRSGAGWHLIRLEDVRPAQPPRFEDVKPRIVESLIEQKWRSYVKELQARAVVK
- a CDS encoding NAD(P)-dependent methylenetetrahydromethanopterin dehydrogenase, giving the protein MTQRILYFLVPGSNISPFDVTIAADAGFDQVIPLTGIRPENVTALVQDAIFCRPPNRFNDTGIFIGGRDVHMATDMFQSAKGAMVGDFQVGVFADPNGAYTTSAAVVALVEKAVNASTGSGLAGRTVSVFGTGPVGLCTAILAARQGAKARLCQLTADDDSKAALRFCERYNAKVEWVSAETHRDKVNVVADSEIAVSAAKAGIRILDAEVLEAGGKLIACADTNAVPPSGIEGIGVNDRAIPVEVGPARFLSIGPLAIGSLKYKTQFGLYRSIQTGSSPALIDFPEAYAYALQELAQSKPA